The Candidatus Hydrogenedentota bacterium sequence ATCGCCGGGAGCGAGCATGAACGTCCACGAAAAGATCCAGATAGCGTTGCAGCTTGAACGGCTAGGCGTGGATGTCATCGAAGCAGGGTTTCCTATTGCCTCGCAGCAGGAATTCGAGGCCGTGCAGACGATCGCTGCCACCGTCACGAAACCCAGTGTTGCCGCTTTGTCGCGTGCCGTCGACAAGGATATCGAGCGTGCGGCGGCGGCGCTTGAGAAGGCGGCGTGCCCCACGTTGCATACGTTCATAGCAACTTCGGATATCCATCTTGAGCACAAGCTGCGTATGACGCGCGAGCAGGTGATGGAACAGACCGACAAGGCCGTGCGGCTGGCCAGGAGACTGATCGACCGCGTGGAGTTTTCGGCTGAGGACGCGACCCGTTCCGCGCTTGATTACCTGGTTCAGGTTACCAGGATAGCGATTGACGCGGGCGCATCGGTGATCAATCTTCCCGACACGGTCGGGTATACCACTCCCGGCGAGATCGAGGAAATGTTCCGGTATGTCATCGCGCATACGCCGGGCTCGGACAAAGTGGTGTTTTCGAGCCATAATCACAACGATCTTGGTCTGGCGGTTGCCAATGCTCTGGCCGCCGCGCGCGGCGGCGCCCGCCAGATCGAGTGCACGATCAACGGAATAGGCGAGCGCGCCGGAAACACCTCTCTGGAAGAGGTAGTCATGGCGATAAAGACCCGCCAAAACGTTTATCCGTTCGAGACGGGAATCATCACGGAAGAGATCACCAATGCCAGTCGGCAACTGAGCAATGTGACGGGCCTGCCGGTACCCTATAATAAGCCGATCGTGGGGCGAAATGCTTTCGCGCACGAAGCCGGAATTCACCAGCACGGGGTTATCGCCAGCCGCATCACGTACGAGATCATGACGCCGGAATCCGTGGGCAGAAGCCGGAGCGAACTCGTGCTCGGAAAGCACTCGGGCAAGCATGGCCTTGCCAAACGGTGTGAGGAACTGGGCTACACGCTGTCGAAAGAGGAGTTGCAGCAGCTCTACGACCGGTTCATCGAACTCACCGACCGCAAGAAAGAAGTGTTTGAAGACGATTTGCGGGTGCTGATCGCTTCCACGCGCAACGAGACTTTCGAAACGTATCGCCTGGCGCACTTGCGCACTTCGGGAGGCGACCCGACCATGGCGCTGGTTAAACTGCAGCACGGCGAGGATTTATTTGTGGAAACCGCCACCGGAGATGGGCCGGTTCACGCTGCGTGCATGGCCATCGAGCGCATTACAGGGATTACGGGGAGGCTCAGCGAGTTTCAGGTTCGGGCGGCGACTCCCGGAAAGGACGCCCTGGGCGATGCCCACGTCACGGTAGAATTCGCGGGCAGGGCTTATTATGGAACCGGCGCCAGCACCGATATCATCGAGGCGGCGATCTCGGCATATCTGAACGCGCTCAACAAATACCTTGCCATGAAGCAATAGCCCGGGCGAGGGGGAAGAAGTCAAGAAACGCCCCCTCCCGCGTTTTCGAGAGGCGCTCTTTGTTAGCATCAATCATGCAACTGTTTTCGGTCCCGTCATCTCGCCTGATTCTTGTGTGCGCGCGAGCTTCGACATCCAATCTGGCTACGCCCTAAGGTATGCGCCTGCCTGCGCGTCAGCGGAACGCCCCAGTTGTCTGCACGGGTTGTTCTTGATCTTCCTACAGAGCGCACCATCACTGTAAATATTGAAGAACGGGCTATATTCTCAGGAAAATGAAGTACAGGTGGCCATAAGCTGCATCGGACCCCTCGAATTCGGGACGGGCCACACGGAATATGCGGTCACTGGTCCGTGTGAACCCCCTCAGGGAGGAGTCCTATGGTTGCGAATGCCCTGGCTTATGTGTCATCCTTATCGGTACCGCCAGGCTTTACGCAACCAATGTGAGGTAGCATCTTCCAGCCGGCGTTTTTTGCAGCCGGTAGCCACGTCTTGCCGACCGAATACAGGGGGAAATAAGGAATGAAACTGGGTAACAGGCTTGAAGAATACGTACATAGCAGGGAACCGCAGACACGGTCGGGCATGCTTCTTCTGGAGAGTGCCCGGCGGCTCCGCATCAGACCCGAGGAGGTGGAGGAGGTCATCAAGCCATGCTCGGTATATATTCAGCGTTTGCCGGTACCCATCATGGGCAAGGTCGTAAACCTGATCTCAGGCATTGTACTGCATAACCGCGCACGCGGCCCCTACAAGGGGGGCATTCGGATTGCCAAGAATATCGACATCTGGGAGACCACGGAACTTGCACGATTGATGACGTTGAAGACCGCTTTGGCGGACATTGACCTTGGCGGAGGCAAATCAGGGATCAGTGTCGATTTACAGGCGCTCTACATGGCAATGGTCAGGGAGAAGCGGTTTATGGGCGATTTCCGCGAGTTTGCCCGCATCGCGAAGGCCGACATTATCATTGAGTTTACGGAGCATTTTGGGTGGTTGTTTTCCAGCCACCGCTATATCCCCGCCCCTGACATGGGCAGCGGCGGCGAGGAGATGGTCCGCATCTACAACGCCACGCTCGACCCCGCCTCGGTTACGGGAAAGCCCGATGGCGTCGAGGGTTGGCTGCCGGGGCGCACCGAAGCCACGGGATACGGCGTCTGGTATGCTACCCTTAAAGACATGGAGCGGAAGGGCCTGGCCCCCGACCAATGTACTGCCGCGGTTCAGGGATTCGGCAAAGTGGGCATGCATGCCGCGACTATTCTGAGTTGCTCCGGCGTGCGCATTGTCGGCATAAGTGATTTAACAGGTGGTGTTTACGAGCCCCAGGGTCTTGATGTACAGGGCGTAGCGAAGCATTATATGCGTTCGGGGACACTCCAGGGCTACAAGGCCAGGCCGCTCACGCACGAGCGCCTCTTCCGGTTGAAGGTAGACTATCTTGTGCCCGCCGCAACGGGCCATGTGATTACCAAGAAGAATGCGGGGGAAGTCGGCGCGCGGGTAATTGTTGAAGGGGCCAATATGCCGGTAACCTATGATGCCATGCAGATACTGAAGAGACGGGGGGTAGAGATTCTTCCCGACGTTTACGCCAATTCGGGGGGCGTCATCGCGTCGAATATTGAGTATCGCCAAGCCTTGGGCGGTGTCCGATTCACCAAGGAGATGACGTTTGCCCACATTCGCGAGCGGTTCGACGCCATGTACGAGGCCATGGCGCCGATCATGAAGAAGGGCCGCACGATGACCGAGGCGAGTGTCGACATTGCGCTCTCGAGGGTGCACCAGACCATGCTGGAACGCGGATTGCTTTCCCGATAGGGCTCTAGATGCGCAAAAAGGCCACCGAGCAGTTGAAAGAGCCTGCATCCAGAACCGTCATCGGCTGGTCCGAGTATGTGGCGTTTCCCGACTGGGGCATTGGGCGCTTGCCTGCGAAGGTGGATACCGGCGCACGGACGAGTTCCCTGCATGTAGACAATCTTGAGGTGCTCGATAACGGCCAAGTGCGCTTTGAAGTCGTTCTCAGCCGCAAACATAGCCACAAACGGGTCCGGGTCACCGCGGACGTTCAGAAATGGGGGCGTGTGCGGTCCAGCACCGGCCATTACCATACGCGATGTTTTGTCAAGACCCGGATCCGGGTGGGTCTTGTTGAGAAGGAAATCGAGCTTTCGCTGGCATCGCGCGAGCAGATGCTCTATCGTATGCTGTTGGGCAGGAAAGCGCTCGAGAAGGATTTCCTGGTAGACGTTTCCAAGCGGCGCGCGCTCGGCAAGCCCAAGAAGGCCAAACGGAAGACAGCGACATCGCCATGAAAATCGGCATTTTAAGCCGCCAGCCGCGGATCTACAGCACCCGGCGTCTGCGCGAGGCGTGCAAGCAGCGGGGCCACGCTGTCCAGGTGATGGATACCCTGCGTTTTGCCATTTCTCTTGAAAAGCAGGAACCCGAACTTTACTACCGGGGCCGGAAACTATCGGCCTTCGATGCGGTAATTCCCCGTATTGGGGCATCGATCACGTTTTACGGTCTGGCCGTGTTGCGGCAGTTCGAGCAGATGGGCATCTACGTTCCCAATGAATCGGTGGCGATCGCCCGGTCGCGCGACAAACTGCGCGCGACTCAATTGTTCAGCCGGCACTCGATCGGCATCCCGGCCACCGAATTTGTCCGCGACAGCAGCGACATTCTGCCAGCGATCCGGCGGGTTGGCGGGGTGCCGGTAATCATCAAGGTGATTGAAGGCACGCAGGGCGTCGGCGTGATCCTGGCGGAAACGGAGAAAGTCGCCGAAGCCATCATCCAAACCCTGCACGGGGCCAAACAGAACGTCCTTATTCAAAAATTCGTCAAGGAGAGCAAGGGCTGCGACATCCGGGCGTTTGTGGTCGGCGACCGGGTTGTGGCCGCCATGCGGCGCATAGCCAAGCCTGGTGAGTACCGGAGCAACGTCCACCGCGGCGGGTCCGTCGAGCCCGTCACACTCACGTCCGAGTTCAAACAAACGGCGCTTCGCGCAGTCCAGATCATGGGATTGGGTATCGCGGGGGTGGACATGCTCGAGTCGTCCGAGGGTCCTCAGATCATGGAAGTGAACTCCTCTCCGGGCCTCGAGGCCATTGAAAAGGCCACCGGAGTGGATATTGCCAGTGCCATAATCGAGTATATCGAGCACCAGGTGCTCTTTCCTGATGTCGATCTTCGCCAGCGTCTCCGTCTCACCGGCGGGTTCGGGATCGCCGAGTTCCCCGTGCGCGGCATGTCCGAACTGGAGGGTAAAGCGCTTCGCGACACCCCGCTTGCTGAGCGCCATATCTACGTGCTTACCATCACCCGCCACGATTGCGTCATTCCCCAGCCCAAGGCTGACGACGTCGTCCAGACCGGCGATGTCCTGCTTTGCTATGGCGATCTGCGTGAGCTGCGTAGTATGATGCCGCCGCACAAGCGGCGAAAGCGCGAGCGTAAGCGCGAGAAGGAGAAGGATCAAGGGTGAGCGCCCACGTAGGCCTGCACGGCAGGATGTCGCCAGAGTGCCGACCATTGGATGAACGCAGAACACTCGTAATCGCTGGCCAGGACATTCCTCTCGGCGAGACACGCGAACTTCAGTTGCCTTTTGACGAGACCTACCTTGGTGAGTCTATTACTCTTCCTATCTACGTCATGCGCGCCCCCCAACCCGGCCCCCGGCTTTTCCTGACGGGGACTCTGCACGGCGACGAACTCAACGGCATGGGTATCATCCGGGAACTTTTGTATGGCGACCCCCTCGAACTGCTTAGGGGTTCGCTCATCCTCATTCCGGTCATCAACATTCACGGTCTCGAGCGCCACTCGCGTTACATGCCCGACCGCCGGGACCCGAACCGCTGTTTTCCGGGATCCTCGCGCGGCAGCCAGACCAGCCGTATGGCTCATGCCATCTTTACCGAGATTGTGAGGCAATGCGACTACGGCATTGACTTTCACAGCGCCGCCATTCAGCGCGTCAATTACCCGAACGTACGGGCGTATACCCGCAACGCCAAGACGCGCATGCTCGCCGAGGCGTTCGGATGCGAGTTGATCGTGAACAACCAAGGCCCGCAGGGTTCGCTCCGCCGTTCGGCCGTGCAGGCGGGCGTCCCGTCCATCATCCTCGAGGCGGGAGAAGTCTGGAAGATCGAACCTGCGGTGGTTGAAATCGGTGTGCGGGGCGTGCTCAACGTGCTCCGGACCGTCGGCATGCTCGGGGGAGAGCCGTCAACCCCCCCCTTCCAGCTTATCGTGACCAAGACCACGTGGGTTCGGGCTCCCATGGGCGGCATTCTGGATTTTCACGCCCGGCCGGGGGACGTTGTGCGGCAGGGCGACTGCCTCGCCACCATGTCGAGCATCTTTGGCCAGGCACAGTCTTCGCTGGCCGCGCCGGTGAACGGCATTGTGCTTGGGATGACAACGATGCCGGTGGTCAAGCCCGGCGGTCCTGTCTATCACATCGCGGCCCTTTCGAAACGCAAATTCCACCAGGCCCAGCACCATATCAAGAACGGGGAACGCCGGGGTCTTCTGGGCCGGGTCCGCCGCGAACTTGTGTCGGCCATGCCCTTCCGCGAACATGGGCCGCATTTCCCAAACGAGATGTAATGAACATTGGAGGCGGGGCCGTGCTTGAGATGAAAGGACTTTCGTCATTCCTGCCCGGGATGCTTGCAGGGTTCGTCTTGGGCGCTATCGCGATGCTTGTCTTTCTGCCACTGCCATCCGAGATGGGCTTTGTGAGAGAAGCCCATTACGCGACTCATACGCAAGCCGTCGCTCACGGGGCCGTAAGTTGCGGCTGGCTCCCGGAATTTGTGCCCGGCTCGGCCACCGACATAGCCGAGATCCACAAGAACGACGCAAACCACAGTCTCTTGCGCTTTAGACTCCCGGGGGACGCCCGCGAGGCGTTGCGTGAGAGTCTCTCCCCCATTTTGCCGCTCGAATGCACGCCCTCCGCTCCCGACCTGAGCCGTTTGGTCGACTGGTGGGAGCACGATGTTTGTGTCTTGCCGGGTTACAACACATTCTTGACCATGCATCGAGGCGACCCGTGTTTCGCGGCGATTTCAGAGGAATCGGATATGGTTTATGTGTGGTTTTAGCCGTCGCGCGGACGCGTGGCCATAGCACTCGGGAAGAGCGGACTGGTCTGTCGGGTCATTGGGGTCGGTCTGAACTCATCAGGTCGTACCGTCTGGCCCGATACGAATCTCTTCAGACGGTACCCCTCGCTCGGCACGCTTGACATCCCCGGCGCGTAAGGCTATCACTAAGTCATCCAGAAGGTATGCTTCAACTCCAGGGGGTGCGCCATGGACAAACTGGGCATGGGTATTGTGGGATGCGGATGGGTTTCTGAAGAATACATCAAGGCGGCTTTGCACGATGGGCGCGCAGAGGTCCGGTCCCTGGTCAGCCGCAGCCTGGGCAAGCCCGAAATTTATCGCCAGCGCTACAACCTCGACTGTACCGTCGGGCAGGATTACGAGGAGATGGTTCGGCGCGGCGACATTGACATCGTTGTTGTTTCCACGCCGCACGACCTGCATACCGGCCCCGTCGTAGCAGCTGCCGAGGCCGGCAAACATGTCATCATCGAGAAACCCGTCGCCATAACGATGGAAGATGTCCGTAAACAGCAGGCCGCGGTCAAGAAAACCGGCGTGAAGACCATCGTCAGCTTTGTCCTCACGTGGAATCCGCTGTTGATGACCATCGACGAACTGATCCGGACGGGCGCGCTTGGCAACGTCTTCATGATCGAGGTCGACTACCTGCACCGCATCTGGTGCGGAACCAAGAAATGGCTCGGCATCAAGAAGCAGGCGGGCAGCTCGTTTCTGGCGGGCGGATGCCACGCCGTCAGCGCCATGGAATGGTTCGCGCGCAGCGACGCCGTCGAAGTCTGCGCCTACTCCGTCAAGACCGAGAACCCCAACGATTATCCTGGCACCACCACCGCGGTTGTGAAGTTCGCCGACGGCAAGATCGGCCGCACCACCAGCTGTTTCGACGCGCAGATGCCGTACGTTTTCAACATCGGCGTTTATGGCACGGAGGGCTCGGTGCGAAATGACAAGGTGTTCGCGCCGAAACTTTTCCCCGGACAGAGCGGTTTCATGACGGTTCCCTGCGTGTTGCCCGACAGCGGCGATGTGGCGCACCATCCGTTCCGTGGAGAGGTGACCCATTTCATCGACTGCATTCTCGAGGACAAGAAACCGTTTCCGAATCTCGATGACGCCGCGAAAACCATGGCCGTCTGTATCGCAGCCGATATTTCGAGCGCCGAGGGGCGTCCTGTGAAGACGGCGGAGGTGTAATGAGCCCTCGGCCCGGGCCTTTCTACCCGGCACCAGTGACGGGGCGCCTTTTCAGAACGAGATCGAAAGAGACTGAAAAGACCGCGCCGTGAGGGACCGAGATCATGCCACAGGGGAGCGAATCGGAGCGCGGACGTGACCGTCCGCGGCTTGTTGATGGGCGGGTACGAAAACCCGCCCTCCTTTGTGGGACCGGCCGCCATCGCCGGTTATTGTGTCGCGGGCTTCCGGCTTGCCCTGGTAGCGCAGGGGAGGTTTGTGCTACTTTCTTGTTGATGCACCGGCGCGTATAGCACGAGGGCTATTCGAAGGAACAGCATAATGGCGAAACAGACGCATGATGGTATCAACCGGCGGGAGTTTTTGGGCCGTACGAGCCGCAGCGCCATAGCCGGCGGCATGTTGGGGGCGGCAGCCCACACGCCCACGGTATTGGCTCAGGCGCCAGAACAAGCGCCACCGGCGGCCGCGCAGCCTGGGGCGGGTCTGCTGGTAGGATGGTCCACCGTCAGCATCACGCCGGACAAGCCGGTCCAACTGCACGGCCAGTTTCATGAGCGCGTCTCGGAACGCGTTCTGGATCCCTGTCTGGCAACCGCCCTCGCGCTGGAGCGGAGCGGCGAGAACGGCGCCGAACAGGCGATTATGGTCAGCTGTGACCTCGTCAACGTGCAGCGCGGCGTGGCCGAGGACGTCCGGAAACGGGTAGCCCAGGAGTTGCCCGATTTCGACGCGCGCAAGCTGTTCATCAACTGCACTCATACCCATACAGGCCCTACAATGACCGTGGGCCTGTACAAAGACCCCGACCCGGGTGTGATGAGCCCGCAGGAATACGCGGAATTCTTTGCCCAGAAGGGCGCTCAGGCCGCGGTCGCGGCATGGAAAGCGCGTCGCGCCGGCGCTGTCAGCCGCGCCGCTGGGCATGCCGCCGTCGGGTTCAACCGCGTTGCGAAGTATAAAGACGGAAGTTCACAGATGTACGGCAAGTCCGACCGGCCGGATTTTCAGGGTCTCGAGGGCGGAGATGATCACGGCGTCGAAATTCTTTTCTTCTGGGACGAGACGAAAAAGATGACCGGCACGGTTATCAACCTGGCATGTCCGTCTCAGGTTGTCGAAGGCCAGCGATTCGTGTCGGCGGATTTCTGGGGACCGGTCCGCGAACAACTCAAGAGTCTCTTGGGGGAAGACCTTTACGTGTACGCGATGGTGAGCGCCGCTGGCGACCAGTCTCCCCGGGACCTTGTCCGCCGCGGCCGCAACGAACCGAGCATGCGCGACACCGCCGGACAACAGGAAATGGCGCGCAGG is a genomic window containing:
- a CDS encoding RimK/LysX family protein: MRKKATEQLKEPASRTVIGWSEYVAFPDWGIGRLPAKVDTGARTSSLHVDNLEVLDNGQVRFEVVLSRKHSHKRVRVTADVQKWGRVRSSTGHYHTRCFVKTRIRVGLVEKEIELSLASREQMLYRMLLGRKALEKDFLVDVSKRRALGKPKKAKRKTATSP
- the rimK gene encoding 30S ribosomal protein S6--L-glutamate ligase, with the protein product MKIGILSRQPRIYSTRRLREACKQRGHAVQVMDTLRFAISLEKQEPELYYRGRKLSAFDAVIPRIGASITFYGLAVLRQFEQMGIYVPNESVAIARSRDKLRATQLFSRHSIGIPATEFVRDSSDILPAIRRVGGVPVIIKVIEGTQGVGVILAETEKVAEAIIQTLHGAKQNVLIQKFVKESKGCDIRAFVVGDRVVAAMRRIAKPGEYRSNVHRGGSVEPVTLTSEFKQTALRAVQIMGLGIAGVDMLESSEGPQIMEVNSSPGLEAIEKATGVDIASAIIEYIEHQVLFPDVDLRQRLRLTGGFGIAEFPVRGMSELEGKALRDTPLAERHIYVLTITRHDCVIPQPKADDVVQTGDVLLCYGDLRELRSMMPPHKRRKRERKREKEKDQG
- a CDS encoding Glu/Leu/Phe/Val dehydrogenase dimerization domain-containing protein, with the protein product MKLGNRLEEYVHSREPQTRSGMLLLESARRLRIRPEEVEEVIKPCSVYIQRLPVPIMGKVVNLISGIVLHNRARGPYKGGIRIAKNIDIWETTELARLMTLKTALADIDLGGGKSGISVDLQALYMAMVREKRFMGDFREFARIAKADIIIEFTEHFGWLFSSHRYIPAPDMGSGGEEMVRIYNATLDPASVTGKPDGVEGWLPGRTEATGYGVWYATLKDMERKGLAPDQCTAAVQGFGKVGMHAATILSCSGVRIVGISDLTGGVYEPQGLDVQGVAKHYMRSGTLQGYKARPLTHERLFRLKVDYLVPAATGHVITKKNAGEVGARVIVEGANMPVTYDAMQILKRRGVEILPDVYANSGGVIASNIEYRQALGGVRFTKEMTFAHIRERFDAMYEAMAPIMKKGRTMTEASVDIALSRVHQTMLERGLLSR
- a CDS encoding 2-isopropylmalate synthase — encoded protein: MAERIAIFDTTLRDGEQSPGASMNVHEKIQIALQLERLGVDVIEAGFPIASQQEFEAVQTIAATVTKPSVAALSRAVDKDIERAAAALEKAACPTLHTFIATSDIHLEHKLRMTREQVMEQTDKAVRLARRLIDRVEFSAEDATRSALDYLVQVTRIAIDAGASVINLPDTVGYTTPGEIEEMFRYVIAHTPGSDKVVFSSHNHNDLGLAVANALAAARGGARQIECTINGIGERAGNTSLEEVVMAIKTRQNVYPFETGIITEEITNASRQLSNVTGLPVPYNKPIVGRNAFAHEAGIHQHGVIASRITYEIMTPESVGRSRSELVLGKHSGKHGLAKRCEELGYTLSKEELQQLYDRFIELTDRKKEVFEDDLRVLIASTRNETFETYRLAHLRTSGGDPTMALVKLQHGEDLFVETATGDGPVHAACMAIERITGITGRLSEFQVRAATPGKDALGDAHVTVEFAGRAYYGTGASTDIIEAAISAYLNALNKYLAMKQ
- a CDS encoding M14 family metallopeptidase, which codes for MDERRTLVIAGQDIPLGETRELQLPFDETYLGESITLPIYVMRAPQPGPRLFLTGTLHGDELNGMGIIRELLYGDPLELLRGSLILIPVINIHGLERHSRYMPDRRDPNRCFPGSSRGSQTSRMAHAIFTEIVRQCDYGIDFHSAAIQRVNYPNVRAYTRNAKTRMLAEAFGCELIVNNQGPQGSLRRSAVQAGVPSIILEAGEVWKIEPAVVEIGVRGVLNVLRTVGMLGGEPSTPPFQLIVTKTTWVRAPMGGILDFHARPGDVVRQGDCLATMSSIFGQAQSSLAAPVNGIVLGMTTMPVVKPGGPVYHIAALSKRKFHQAQHHIKNGERRGLLGRVRRELVSAMPFREHGPHFPNEM
- a CDS encoding Gfo/Idh/MocA family oxidoreductase, which codes for MDKLGMGIVGCGWVSEEYIKAALHDGRAEVRSLVSRSLGKPEIYRQRYNLDCTVGQDYEEMVRRGDIDIVVVSTPHDLHTGPVVAAAEAGKHVIIEKPVAITMEDVRKQQAAVKKTGVKTIVSFVLTWNPLLMTIDELIRTGALGNVFMIEVDYLHRIWCGTKKWLGIKKQAGSSFLAGGCHAVSAMEWFARSDAVEVCAYSVKTENPNDYPGTTTAVVKFADGKIGRTTSCFDAQMPYVFNIGVYGTEGSVRNDKVFAPKLFPGQSGFMTVPCVLPDSGDVAHHPFRGEVTHFIDCILEDKKPFPNLDDAAKTMAVCIAADISSAEGRPVKTAEV